CTATAAACAGAAGCTAAGGAAAGGACTTTGGTCTCCGGATGAAGATGAAAAGCTTCTCAATTATATCACCAAGCATGGCCATGGCTGTTGGAGCTCTGTCCCTAAACTCGCTGGTTCCCATCAATATCatccctttttccttttctatccatactaatctctctctctctctctctctctctctctcacttctCCTCTCcattcttccttccttctaGGCCTTCAACGCTGTGGAAAGAGCTGCCGCCTCCGATGGATTAATTACCTCAGGCCTGATTTAAAGAGAGGTCCTTTCTCCCAACAGGAGGAGGATTTGATCATTGAGCTCCATGCCGTGCTTGGAAACAGGTActccttctttttttcctatCCTCGTATCCTGCAATACCCATTGGAATTGAATGGTTTGTTTGTGCGCAGATGGTCTCAGATTGCTGCTCAGCTCCCAGGAAGAACAGACAATGAAATAAAGAACTTGTGGAATTCGTGCATTAAGAAGAAACTGAGGCAGAAAGGGATTGACCCCAACACCCATAAGCCTGTGTGTGTGTCAGCTGATGTTGACAATGAGAGTGAGAATAATAAGGTCCCGGCCACATCCACCTCTTACAGAAGCAACGATAACAGCTCCGATGAAGCCACCAACAATGCAACGGAGACAACACCTCTCCCAATCATCGCCAATTCCAATTCCCAAATCTACTCCCAAACCTCACAGGACTTTTTCCGATTCCAAAATTCCACAACCAACACACCTTCTGAAATGGTCGATTACCTCTCTTTCCATCACCTCAATTACGCACCCTCTAGAatcccaaatccaaatcccaATTCCCTCTGCTTCAACCTCCCCCCGCCGCCAATCCCGACCAAGCCCCCAGTACCCACCTGGGAGGGAACCACTTTCACCGGCGGAAACAACCACTTCTACGACGCCAGTAACTTCTCCTGGGGGGGGCTACCCGATTGCGCTAAATCAGAGAAACTACATCCAACTGCAATTCCGGAAGACATCAAATGGTCGGAGTTTGTGGGGAATCCATATATGGTCATGGGGAACGCGGCGGCGGCAGTGCAAAATCaagaatttcaatttcaaactgAACCAATGTTTGCAGACAACATGAGTAGGGGTACGGCGGCGGAAACAGGGTTTATAACAGAGGCCGGGTGGCAGAGGCAACAAGCTTCCTCAGATGCTGTATATAACAAACACCTCCATACTCTTACTGTTTCTTTTGGAAATACCCTTtaacctcctcctcctcctcctcctcctctacATACTCCAATTGTTTGCctaaaaacaacattcaagtaaatgagttttcttttttcttttttctttttttcatttttcttggtttgaAGCTCCATGCTTTGTGTTCatagatattatatatattgttaaTAGAGATTGTGTGGATGATAGGATTACTTGGCTTTCactttgatgaagaaagaatGACTGAAACTTAGTGATAGACGCGTGGGAAGGAAGGATAGAGAAGGAGATGATGTAATAAATGTAAGACATTTGTGTTTTGGGTTTATCCAGATTGTTAATGTTTGATGCTTGTCTTGTCTTTCACTATGTTTGTTATCTGTAAAATTACGGGACACCCAGAGGAAACTCAGACGTGTTTATATACATTTTGGTTTCACTTTCCCCTCTCTCAAACGTCACACCATTAAAACTGACCGTTAAAATAAggtttctaatttaatttatgtatcACAATTTCCCATCCCAAGGCCACCAATTCTTCTCCCTCATCGTGGTTGGTCTGGGCGGATCGAGAATAACTTCAACCATGTAAAATAGCCGATGTTTTATGAGGTAGAGTCAACTTATTTTTGTTCCAAGTACATCGAATGTTGGAGGGGAGGTGATTAagaatgatataatatgatatgatatgaaataaaaaaatatatgtaaatgGTTGAGGAGAAGGGGAATGAAGAGGGGGAGCAGCGGGTGTGGGCTTATAGGCATGTGCAgccacaataaaaaaatatgtatataatgGAAGATAGTTTTGGAATATATTAGGTGAGTGAATTTTTATTTGGGGAATGCATGTGCGCCCAAATTATTAGAAGTAGGAAGGTAAGGTATATTTTGACATTTGCCGCCTCCTCGTTGGCTTTGCCTTTGTCAATATTATGacatctctctcattttcaattacAATGCCTTCAACTCTCTTCTTTTCGGTTCCGGCCGACAAAATTGTACCATAAAT
The Cucurbita pepo subsp. pepo cultivar mu-cu-16 unplaced genomic scaffold, ASM280686v2 Cp4.1_scaffold000260, whole genome shotgun sequence DNA segment above includes these coding regions:
- the LOC111784690 gene encoding transcription factor MYB61-like → MGRHSCCYKQKLRKGLWSPDEDEKLLNYITKHGHGCWSSVPKLAGLQRCGKSCRLRWINYLRPDLKRGPFSQQEEDLIIELHAVLGNRWSQIAAQLPGRTDNEIKNLWNSCIKKKLRQKGIDPNTHKPVCVSADVDNESENNKVPATSTSYRSNDNSSDEATNNATETTPLPIIANSNSQIYSQTSQDFFRFQNSTTNTPSEMVDYLSFHHLNYAPSRIPNPNPNSLCFNLPPPPIPTKPPVPTWEGTTFTGGNNHFYDASNFSWGGLPDCAKSEKLHPTAIPEDIKWSEFVGNPYMVMGNAAAAVQNQEFQFQTEPMFADNMSRGTAAETGFITEAGWQRQQASSDAVYNKHLHTLTVSFGNTL